Proteins encoded by one window of Kineosporia sp. NBRC 101731:
- a CDS encoding site-specific integrase codes for MARQSLPLGTYGKVKTWQDGSSWIARAQYRDLDGVVRPVKRRGKSQAAAERSLKEALRDRQTPLKDSEVAPGTKIAKVAELWLAEMETLVDEGTRSPGTYDTYKSVYGTHVKPVLGSLTVREVTTPVVDRVLTTIKKKSSSRARTAKIVISGIMKYAARHGAVTVNPVREVGRIDSTPKRRPRAMTAAERKQWLDAVESSEKARTWDLPDLTRMMLATGCRIGECLAIGWSDVDLEEETVDIAWRLVRRSGAGLSRLSSTKTGVKGERLIPLPSWAVGMLKRRRAVIAPETAPIFPDSLGGWRDPSNVRRVWREIRDDAEMGDLVSHTLRKTVASFLDDADISTRKISDQLGHAKVSMTQDRYLGRRLRDRQTADVLENVIDEV; via the coding sequence ATGGCGCGTCAGTCTCTGCCCCTGGGCACCTACGGGAAGGTGAAGACCTGGCAAGACGGCAGCAGCTGGATTGCCCGTGCCCAGTACCGCGATCTGGATGGGGTTGTCCGTCCGGTGAAGCGTCGGGGGAAGAGTCAGGCTGCGGCGGAGCGGTCGCTGAAAGAGGCGCTGCGGGATCGTCAGACTCCGCTCAAAGACTCGGAGGTGGCGCCTGGGACAAAGATCGCGAAGGTCGCCGAATTGTGGCTCGCTGAGATGGAGACGTTGGTTGACGAGGGCACCCGCAGCCCAGGAACCTACGACACATACAAGTCGGTCTACGGCACCCATGTGAAGCCGGTGCTCGGCTCGCTGACGGTCCGGGAGGTGACGACGCCGGTCGTCGACCGGGTGCTGACGACGATCAAAAAGAAGTCTTCGAGCCGGGCTCGGACGGCCAAGATCGTGATCAGCGGCATCATGAAGTACGCCGCACGGCACGGTGCCGTCACGGTCAACCCGGTTCGCGAGGTCGGGCGAATTGACAGCACACCGAAGCGTCGGCCGCGGGCTATGACCGCTGCGGAGCGGAAGCAGTGGCTAGATGCGGTCGAGTCCAGTGAGAAGGCCCGGACCTGGGACCTTCCCGACCTGACGCGGATGATGCTCGCGACTGGATGCCGGATCGGAGAGTGTCTCGCGATCGGATGGTCAGACGTCGACCTTGAAGAAGAAACCGTTGACATTGCTTGGCGTCTCGTACGACGAAGCGGCGCGGGGTTGTCACGCTTGTCCTCTACAAAGACTGGGGTGAAGGGGGAGCGGCTAATCCCGCTTCCGAGCTGGGCGGTGGGCATGCTAAAGCGGCGTCGAGCGGTGATCGCACCCGAAACGGCCCCAATCTTCCCTGACTCCCTTGGGGGATGGCGCGACCCATCAAACGTACGTCGAGTGTGGCGGGAGATTCGTGATGACGCAGAAATGGGCGATTTGGTCAGCCACACCCTACGAAAGACCGTGGCCAGCTTCCTCGATGACGCTGACATCTCGACACGCAAGATCAGTGACCAGCTCGGGCATGCCAAGGTGAGTATGACCCAAGACCGCTACCTAGGGCGACGACTGAGAGACCGCCAGACGGCGGATGTGCTCGAAAACGTGATCGACGAGGTCTGA
- a CDS encoding MMPL family transporter gives MAWHLFRLGRWSFRHRRIVAGFWLAVLVLMGVGSSTLAGATNDNFSLPGLESTDAFSLIEERSPGASPDGATARLVFEAPEGQTLKQNEKAITAALATVTTDDVQSIADPFTSGTVSENGRVGYATVTYSTSSVDLTDADKDALEAGKSAAEDAGLTTAIGGDALVAEAAAPTAEIIGVVVAFVVLIVTFGSLVAAGMPLLTAIIGVGIGAAGITTLTGFVELSSTTPALGSMLGLAVGIDYALFIMSRYQHEVRSGRAPEEAAGVAVGTAGSAVVFAGLTVVIALAGLSVTGVSFLTQMGIAGAAMVAVAVIIALTLLPAFLGFAGKRVLKGGIKGLKQRDAEGDGTVRTNGLRWVEAVSRHKVVALIGGVALAAVISIPVTKMELAIPDDATAPAGSDTNIAYNLIADNFGAGANGPLVVVVDTIDATDPVAAVNTVVTKLQAIDTDVAAVVPPVTSDSAEATAAFEQQLDAVHFATVTVIPESGPSEASTKDLVQAIRDDLSSLPGDTGATAMVTGQTAVGVDISQKLLDVFPLYLIVVVGLAFILLILVFRSILVPLKAALGFLLSVGVALGSTVAVFQWGWLNNLIGLDVTTPVVFILPLLLTGVLFGLAMDYEVFLVTRMREAYVHGTEARQAVIEGFSHSARVVVAAAIIMFGVFAGFALGDDVMIKTIGFGLAVGVIADAFLVRMLIVPAVMAIAGKGIWWLPTWLERALPDFDIEGEALTEKLGQPAGSAEHPVPAEH, from the coding sequence ATGGCGTGGCACTTGTTCCGGTTGGGACGCTGGTCGTTCCGTCACCGGCGGATCGTCGCGGGTTTCTGGCTCGCCGTTCTGGTTCTCATGGGGGTGGGATCATCCACCCTCGCCGGTGCGACGAACGACAACTTCTCCCTGCCCGGGCTGGAGTCGACCGATGCGTTCAGTCTGATCGAGGAGCGCAGCCCCGGTGCCTCACCGGACGGTGCCACGGCCCGTCTGGTCTTCGAGGCGCCGGAAGGCCAGACCCTCAAGCAGAACGAGAAGGCGATCACTGCGGCCCTCGCGACGGTCACGACGGACGACGTGCAGTCGATCGCAGACCCGTTCACCTCCGGCACGGTCTCGGAGAACGGCCGGGTCGGGTACGCCACCGTCACCTACTCCACGTCGTCCGTCGATCTGACCGACGCGGACAAGGACGCCCTCGAGGCGGGTAAGAGCGCGGCCGAGGACGCCGGTCTGACCACCGCGATCGGTGGGGACGCCCTGGTCGCCGAGGCGGCCGCTCCGACTGCCGAGATCATCGGTGTGGTGGTCGCTTTCGTCGTTCTGATCGTCACCTTTGGCTCGCTGGTCGCGGCCGGGATGCCGCTGCTCACAGCCATCATCGGGGTCGGGATCGGTGCGGCGGGCATCACCACGCTGACCGGATTCGTCGAGCTGAGCTCCACCACCCCGGCGCTGGGCTCGATGCTGGGGCTGGCCGTCGGCATCGACTACGCCCTGTTCATCATGTCCCGCTACCAGCACGAGGTGAGGTCCGGGCGAGCCCCGGAGGAAGCGGCCGGGGTCGCGGTCGGAACGGCCGGCTCGGCCGTGGTGTTCGCCGGTCTCACCGTGGTGATCGCCCTGGCCGGGCTGTCGGTCACGGGCGTCAGCTTCCTCACCCAGATGGGTATCGCCGGGGCCGCGATGGTCGCCGTCGCCGTGATCATCGCCCTCACCCTGCTGCCCGCCTTCCTCGGGTTCGCCGGGAAGCGGGTGCTCAAGGGCGGCATCAAGGGCCTCAAGCAGAGGGACGCCGAGGGTGACGGCACCGTACGCACCAACGGTTTGCGCTGGGTCGAGGCAGTGAGCCGGCACAAGGTGGTCGCCCTGATCGGCGGCGTCGCCCTGGCCGCCGTCATCTCCATCCCGGTGACGAAGATGGAACTGGCGATCCCGGACGACGCCACGGCCCCCGCCGGCAGTGACACCAACATCGCCTACAACCTGATCGCCGACAATTTCGGCGCCGGCGCCAACGGCCCCCTGGTCGTGGTGGTCGACACCATCGACGCCACCGATCCCGTCGCCGCGGTGAACACCGTGGTGACGAAGCTCCAGGCCATCGACACCGACGTGGCCGCAGTGGTGCCGCCGGTGACCAGCGACAGCGCCGAGGCGACGGCAGCCTTCGAACAGCAGCTGGACGCCGTGCACTTCGCCACCGTCACGGTGATCCCGGAGAGCGGCCCCTCCGAAGCCTCCACCAAAGACCTGGTGCAGGCCATCCGGGACGATCTCTCCTCGTTGCCGGGCGACACCGGTGCGACAGCCATGGTTACCGGCCAGACCGCCGTCGGCGTGGACATCTCGCAGAAACTGCTCGACGTGTTCCCGCTCTACCTGATCGTGGTGGTGGGCCTGGCGTTCATCCTGCTGATCCTGGTGTTCCGCTCGATCCTGGTACCGCTCAAGGCCGCCCTGGGCTTCCTGCTCTCGGTCGGGGTCGCGCTGGGTTCCACGGTGGCCGTGTTCCAGTGGGGCTGGCTGAACAACCTGATCGGCCTGGACGTCACCACCCCGGTGGTGTTCATCCTGCCCCTGCTGCTCACCGGTGTGCTGTTCGGCCTGGCCATGGACTACGAGGTCTTCCTCGTGACCCGCATGCGCGAGGCCTACGTGCACGGGACTGAGGCCCGGCAGGCCGTGATCGAGGGCTTCTCGCACAGCGCCCGCGTGGTGGTGGCGGCCGCGATCATCATGTTCGGCGTGTTCGCGGGCTTCGCCCTCGGCGACGACGTGATGATCAAGACCATCGGATTCGGCCTGGCCGTAGGCGTCATCGCCGACGCCTTCCTGGTGCGCATGCTCATCGTCCCGGCCGTGATGGCCATCGCGGGCAAGGGCATCTGGTGGCTGCCGACGTGGCTCGAGCGGGCCCTGCCCGACTTCGACATCGAGGGCGAGGCCCTGACCGAGAAGCTCGGGCAGCCCGCCGGTTCAGCAGAACACCCGGTGCCCGCGGAGCACTGA
- a CDS encoding EAL domain-containing protein, whose amino-acid sequence MALGVSRNRPVAGYLTAVVTLLCAVLIVLGVMAVRQVGSTQDRLEEIYRNNQLAGQALNEVSLGYEQVLYEVDNLVLADDEEGLDQVLSRIAAANAQIDASWKGFAALPATNLDTDRTLFANALYEYRAVFQRELLPVASDFPSDADTFLELREYLTAPLTRTAQTALRRLHASVDADSEAEMLAARRSYARSRDLTVALTVLAVLMALTLLGVTVRGLLALRRSRRMNLTDPLTGLANRLMLAEVLPRAADRSAESGREVAVMLLDLDGFKQINDTLGHVGGDQVLQHFADVLGESVRSSDTVVRLGGDEFAMIIEGLESATEAVAIAERIRAGLSAPLNVLGRPVQVRTSIGIAVHAFPQGSDSAAEREVLHQADLAMYASKRAGTHSWQLFADGGGLEADEQLVELREDLRRAVADQQIEAYYQPIMDLSSGDLVGLEALIRWRHPTRGMLSPGLFIPIAEETGLIHGLGMSVLEQSCRQVREWRDRIPALSVSVNVSPRQLERPHLVEEILEVLARTDYDPTGLVLEVTETALVKDSAALRQLQELRDTGIRIAVDDFGTGYSSISYLTQLPVDILKLDQSFVAKLNGQPEGSAVAEAVIRLGQALHLDTIAEGIETPYQANELTLLGCQRAQGYYFARPMPAAQASDFILKSVTKAPDRAS is encoded by the coding sequence GTGGCGCTCGGGGTGTCGAGGAACCGGCCGGTCGCCGGGTACCTCACGGCTGTCGTGACGCTGCTGTGCGCCGTGCTGATCGTGCTCGGTGTGATGGCCGTGCGGCAGGTCGGCAGTACCCAGGACCGTCTGGAAGAGATCTACCGCAACAACCAGCTGGCCGGTCAGGCGCTGAACGAGGTGAGCCTGGGCTACGAGCAGGTCCTCTACGAGGTCGACAACCTGGTCCTGGCCGACGACGAGGAAGGCCTCGACCAGGTCCTGAGCCGCATCGCCGCGGCGAACGCTCAGATCGATGCGTCGTGGAAGGGCTTCGCGGCCCTTCCCGCCACGAACCTGGACACCGACCGGACCCTGTTCGCCAACGCGCTGTACGAGTACCGGGCCGTGTTCCAGCGCGAGCTGCTGCCGGTCGCTTCCGACTTCCCCAGCGACGCCGACACCTTCCTCGAACTGCGGGAGTACCTCACCGCTCCGCTCACCCGCACCGCCCAGACCGCGCTGAGACGGCTGCACGCGAGCGTCGACGCCGACTCCGAGGCCGAGATGCTCGCCGCCCGCCGTTCGTACGCCCGGTCCCGTGACCTCACGGTGGCCCTCACGGTGCTGGCGGTCCTGATGGCACTGACCCTGCTCGGCGTCACGGTGCGGGGCCTGCTCGCGCTGCGGCGCAGTCGCAGGATGAACCTGACCGACCCGCTGACCGGCCTGGCCAACCGGCTGATGCTGGCCGAGGTGCTGCCCCGGGCGGCCGACCGGTCTGCGGAGTCCGGCCGGGAGGTGGCGGTGATGCTGCTCGACCTGGACGGGTTCAAGCAGATCAACGACACCCTCGGGCACGTCGGCGGCGACCAGGTGCTCCAGCATTTCGCCGATGTCCTGGGCGAGTCGGTGCGCAGCTCGGACACCGTGGTGCGCCTGGGCGGCGACGAGTTCGCCATGATCATCGAGGGTCTGGAGAGCGCCACCGAGGCGGTGGCCATCGCCGAGCGGATCCGGGCCGGCCTGTCCGCACCGCTGAACGTCCTCGGTCGGCCGGTCCAGGTCCGGACCAGCATCGGCATCGCCGTCCACGCCTTTCCCCAGGGCTCGGACTCCGCCGCCGAACGCGAAGTACTGCACCAGGCCGACCTCGCGATGTACGCCAGCAAGCGGGCCGGCACCCACAGCTGGCAGCTCTTCGCCGACGGCGGCGGGCTGGAGGCGGACGAGCAGCTCGTGGAACTGCGCGAAGACCTGCGCCGGGCCGTCGCGGACCAGCAGATCGAGGCCTACTACCAGCCGATCATGGACCTGAGCAGCGGAGATCTGGTGGGCCTGGAGGCCCTGATCCGCTGGCGCCACCCCACCCGCGGCATGCTCTCCCCCGGCCTGTTCATCCCGATCGCCGAGGAGACCGGCCTGATCCACGGGCTGGGCATGAGCGTGCTGGAGCAGTCCTGCCGGCAGGTCCGCGAGTGGCGTGACCGGATCCCGGCCCTCTCCGTGAGCGTCAACGTGTCGCCCCGCCAGCTGGAACGCCCTCACCTGGTCGAGGAGATCCTCGAGGTGCTGGCCCGGACCGACTACGACCCGACCGGCCTCGTACTGGAGGTCACCGAGACGGCCCTGGTCAAGGACTCCGCCGCCCTGCGCCAGCTGCAGGAGCTGCGCGACACCGGGATCCGGATAGCCGTCGACGATTTCGGCACCGGCTACTCCAGCATCAGCTACCTGACCCAGCTGCCGGTCGACATTCTGAAGCTGGACCAGAGCTTCGTGGCGAAGCTGAACGGCCAGCCCGAGGGTTCGGCGGTGGCCGAGGCCGTCATCCGCCTCGGCCAGGCCCTGCACCTCGACACGATCGCCGAAGGCATTGAAACTCCCTACCAGGCCAACGAATTGACCTTGCTCGGGTGCCAGCGGGCACAGGGATACTACTTCGCCCGGCCGATGCCGGCGGCACAGGCCTCGGACTTCATCCTGAAGTCCGTGACGAAGGCTCCGGACCGCGCTTCCTGA
- a CDS encoding ImmA/IrrE family metallo-endopeptidase, which yields MTFEPARLVLARRWAGYSASALAKALGVSTQSVHNYEASRQSPSPSTLAQMSQVLGFPRAFFSMPPVDAVSYEQVSFRARTKMTAKARDHALGAADLAVSLRLHLEGKYPRLPSVDVPTPEGGVAPEVAAEYVRARWGLDAQSPAPNMVHLLESKGVAVFAVPSAHSSLDAFAFWRNERPYVLLSTNKSAERSRFDAAHELGHLVLHSSIDVAGPDVEREANAFASAFLMPSRGVRRRIRPNSSTEEILTEKKYWKVAAMALTYRLHALQLLSDWSYRNNILALGRQGYRSGEPAGMEHERSLLFAKVFLGQSGARNFKEAVAATNLTPGVIGQLTFDVRPTLAAKRLEPTSAHRDENAVAYAALRVVRGS from the coding sequence ATGACCTTCGAACCTGCAAGGCTTGTTTTGGCGCGGCGATGGGCCGGATATTCTGCGTCGGCCTTGGCCAAGGCCTTGGGAGTCTCGACCCAGAGCGTACATAACTACGAAGCCTCCAGGCAGTCTCCGTCTCCCTCGACGCTAGCGCAGATGTCGCAGGTTTTGGGTTTTCCGCGGGCTTTCTTTTCCATGCCGCCTGTAGACGCGGTCTCCTATGAGCAGGTCAGTTTTCGGGCTAGGACCAAGATGACTGCCAAGGCTCGAGATCACGCCTTAGGGGCCGCTGACCTGGCAGTTTCTCTGCGACTGCACCTTGAGGGGAAGTATCCACGTCTGCCGTCGGTCGACGTGCCTACCCCTGAGGGTGGGGTGGCTCCTGAGGTCGCCGCCGAGTATGTACGGGCGCGGTGGGGGTTGGATGCACAATCCCCCGCACCCAACATGGTCCACCTGCTGGAATCTAAGGGCGTTGCCGTATTTGCCGTCCCGTCGGCACATTCGAGCTTGGACGCATTTGCATTCTGGCGCAATGAGCGTCCATACGTCTTACTCAGTACGAACAAGAGCGCTGAGAGAAGCCGATTCGATGCTGCGCACGAGTTGGGTCATTTAGTGCTTCACTCGAGCATTGACGTTGCTGGACCTGACGTTGAGCGGGAGGCTAATGCGTTCGCCTCGGCGTTTCTCATGCCCTCAAGAGGTGTAAGGCGGAGAATTCGACCAAACAGCAGCACTGAAGAAATTTTAACAGAAAAGAAATATTGGAAGGTGGCGGCGATGGCATTAACCTACCGCTTGCATGCCCTTCAGCTTCTTTCGGACTGGTCGTATCGCAACAATATTCTTGCTCTGGGGAGGCAGGGGTACCGCTCTGGCGAACCAGCGGGCATGGAACATGAGCGATCCTTGCTTTTCGCGAAGGTCTTTCTCGGGCAGTCAGGTGCACGGAATTTTAAAGAGGCGGTGGCAGCCACGAACCTCACTCCCGGCGTGATCGGGCAGCTGACGTTCGATGTTCGACCCACTCTCGCGGCGAAGCGGCTCGAACCGACGAGCGCCCATCGAGACGAGAACGCAGTCGCTTACGCAGCCCTCCGGGTCGTGAGAGGTTCGTGA
- a CDS encoding replication initiator, with amino-acid sequence MTTIPTAASNLGNPMQPQKAALSNLTRNSRAERARMPVALHVAEDVAIAHGVCVRPITQRVTDTLTGEVTLVDLPCGATLASKCPPCAERARRLRMHQCRAGWHLDTDPIPDEDSSTSTQQDLVAVRADVTAARDGFLDRDDHEAAAAASETLDAIDGELHELGVRGPLEREPAETVRRKRSTRRRQDAPELPRRAMAKTTVGQTFTGTDGKVFRPSMFVTVTLPSYGRVDRNGVPVDPGRYDYRRAARDAIHFPRLMDRLVQNLRRVAGFDVQYFATVEPQRRLAPHAHIAIRGTMPRALVRQVIAATYHQVWWPAADTPVYIRQDDLPVWDEDADAHDIAGNPIGDSVGYLDPTTAAVLPTWDEALDDLDADDDLEPQHVVRFGIQSDIQGLLSGSPDADRRIGYLAKYLTKSMGAAHGEDTDAAVTAHVDRLVAALRFEPCSPGCANWLRYGIQPKNARPGLVPGSCKAKAHRREHLGYGGRRVLVSRKWSGKTLTDHRHERRAFVLALLGVDPDEATRGDKTSDRYVWEPVNPNELPPLSTRLLHAISQRQIWRAAYEGAKDGSPPKPSGQYTSVETKEGAA; translated from the coding sequence TAGCCCTGCACGTGGCCGAAGACGTCGCCATCGCCCACGGCGTCTGCGTCCGCCCCATCACCCAGCGGGTCACCGACACCCTGACCGGTGAGGTCACCCTCGTCGACCTCCCGTGCGGGGCGACGCTGGCATCCAAGTGTCCGCCCTGTGCCGAGCGTGCCCGGCGGCTCCGGATGCACCAGTGCCGTGCCGGTTGGCACCTGGATACCGATCCGATCCCGGATGAGGATTCCTCCACGAGCACGCAACAGGACCTGGTGGCGGTCCGCGCGGACGTCACCGCTGCCCGGGACGGATTCCTTGACCGGGACGACCACGAGGCCGCAGCTGCCGCCAGTGAGACGCTCGACGCGATTGACGGCGAACTGCACGAGCTGGGTGTGCGTGGACCACTGGAACGGGAACCCGCCGAGACGGTTCGCCGTAAGCGCTCCACCCGCCGGCGTCAGGACGCACCGGAACTGCCTCGGCGGGCCATGGCGAAAACAACAGTGGGACAGACTTTCACCGGTACCGATGGGAAGGTTTTCCGGCCCTCGATGTTCGTGACGGTGACGCTGCCGTCGTACGGACGGGTGGACCGCAACGGCGTCCCGGTGGATCCGGGCCGCTATGACTACCGACGCGCTGCCAGGGATGCCATTCATTTCCCACGACTGATGGACCGACTGGTGCAGAACCTGCGCCGGGTGGCCGGTTTCGATGTCCAATACTTCGCGACCGTCGAGCCTCAGCGACGGCTGGCACCGCACGCTCACATCGCGATCCGGGGCACGATGCCCCGTGCCTTGGTCCGGCAGGTCATCGCCGCGACCTATCACCAGGTGTGGTGGCCGGCCGCTGACACCCCGGTCTACATCCGGCAGGACGACCTACCCGTCTGGGACGAGGACGCCGACGCTCACGACATCGCCGGAAATCCGATCGGTGACAGCGTCGGCTACCTCGACCCGACCACGGCCGCCGTGCTGCCGACCTGGGACGAAGCCCTCGACGACCTCGACGCCGATGACGACCTCGAACCGCAGCACGTGGTCCGGTTCGGCATCCAGTCCGACATTCAAGGCCTGCTGTCCGGCTCCCCGGACGCTGACCGGCGCATCGGCTACCTGGCCAAGTACCTGACCAAATCCATGGGCGCCGCCCACGGTGAAGACACCGATGCCGCCGTGACCGCCCACGTGGACCGCCTCGTGGCCGCGCTGCGCTTCGAGCCGTGCTCCCCTGGCTGTGCGAACTGGCTGCGCTACGGCATCCAGCCCAAGAACGCCCGTCCCGGCCTGGTCCCGGGCTCTTGCAAGGCCAAGGCGCATCGCCGCGAACACCTGGGCTACGGCGGCCGGCGTGTCCTCGTCAGCCGCAAATGGTCGGGCAAGACCCTCACCGATCATCGCCACGAGCGTCGAGCGTTCGTCTTGGCCCTGCTCGGCGTCGACCCCGATGAGGCCACCCGAGGTGACAAGACCAGCGACCGGTACGTCTGGGAACCGGTCAACCCGAACGAGCTACCCCCGCTCTCGACGCGGCTCCTGCACGCCATCAGTCAACGTCAAATCTGGCGCGCGGCTTACGAAGGCGCCAAAGACGGCAGTCCGCCGAAGCCTTCTGGTCAGTACACATCCGTTGAGACCAAGGAAGGTGCAGCGTGA
- a CDS encoding 2'-5' RNA ligase family protein, producing the protein MTQSLELLLDPQLDAAVREQWQRLIDAGLPSQGRHTGSSNAPHITLTVASSVPEPMEDELHDLVGRVPVRIGLGGLQCFGRPDGRQIIVRPIVVNQDLLRLQEEAARRFDGLPGTDRRLTPGHWSPHVTLGHKFTPQQVGEAIEVLGPMSEREGEAIALRRWNSDARQAWLLGPSNKPSP; encoded by the coding sequence GTGACGCAGAGCCTCGAACTCCTCCTCGATCCACAGCTCGACGCCGCCGTTCGTGAGCAGTGGCAGCGGCTGATCGACGCCGGGCTGCCCAGCCAGGGCCGGCACACCGGCTCCAGCAATGCCCCGCACATCACTCTCACGGTCGCGAGCAGTGTTCCGGAGCCGATGGAGGACGAGCTTCACGACCTGGTCGGGAGGGTTCCGGTCCGGATCGGGCTGGGTGGGCTGCAGTGTTTCGGGAGACCGGACGGCCGGCAGATCATCGTGCGCCCGATCGTGGTGAACCAGGATCTCCTGCGGCTCCAGGAAGAGGCGGCCCGGCGCTTCGACGGGCTGCCCGGTACCGATCGGCGCCTGACCCCGGGGCACTGGTCGCCGCACGTCACGCTCGGGCACAAGTTCACGCCGCAACAGGTGGGCGAGGCGATCGAGGTGCTCGGGCCGATGAGCGAACGGGAGGGCGAGGCGATAGCCCTACGCCGCTGGAACTCTGACGCTCGACAGGCCTGGCTCCTCGGCCCCTCCAACAAACCTTCTCCGTGA
- a CDS encoding helix-turn-helix domain-containing protein, with product MNPTRIAPLWSVTDVSEYLQVPVQTLYSWRSQGGGPPARKVGKYLRYVPEDVVSWVNELGTEVA from the coding sequence GTGAACCCCACCCGAATCGCTCCGCTGTGGAGTGTTACAGATGTTTCCGAGTACCTCCAGGTCCCTGTGCAGACGCTGTACTCGTGGCGGTCGCAGGGCGGCGGTCCGCCGGCCCGGAAGGTGGGCAAGTACCTCCGCTACGTTCCCGAGGACGTCGTCAGCTGGGTCAACGAACTCGGGACGGAGGTGGCTTGA
- a CDS encoding zinc-binding dehydrogenase: MPAGTGILLRPADAGGTGLGLHPEVRDEGSGPRFLSSRGKLLAPGGTLVSYAIAAAMNQDGSLWPAFLGNLARVFALHLLPNGKKAYFYDLWAGHLLRPTAFRSRVRSDLGEVLTLLARGSITAKIAARMPLDQVADAMELAESRTAFGKVVLVPASHKER; encoded by the coding sequence GTGCCAGCGGGCACAGGGATACTACTTCGCCCGGCCGATGCCGGCGGCACAGGCCTCGGACTTCATCCTGAAGTCCGTGACGAAGGCTCCGGACCGCGCTTCCTGAGCAGCCGCGGGAAGCTGCTGGCTCCCGGTGGAACCCTGGTCTCGTACGCCATCGCGGCAGCGATGAACCAGGACGGGTCGTTGTGGCCGGCTTTCCTGGGCAACCTCGCCCGCGTCTTTGCCCTGCACCTCCTGCCCAACGGCAAGAAGGCCTACTTCTACGACCTGTGGGCGGGCCACCTCCTGCGGCCCACGGCGTTCCGGTCCCGGGTCCGAAGCGATCTGGGCGAAGTCCTCACCTTGCTCGCCAGGGGTTCCATCACCGCCAAGATCGCCGCCCGGATGCCCCTCGATCAAGTGGCCGACGCCATGGAGCTGGCCGAGTCCCGCACCGCCTTCGGCAAGGTCGTACTCGTCCCCGCATCGCACAAAGAACGCTGA